A single Calidifontibacter indicus DNA region contains:
- a CDS encoding phytoene desaturase family protein encodes MTTAVVVGSGPNGLAGAVTLALAGVQVTVLEAADAPGGGTRSTEATVPGVLHDECSGFHPLAIDTAFSRSVDLTAAGLNWGWPDVEYSHPLDGGDGAAALRDVDRTASALGADGATYRRIFGPLDDRFDLIAQEFLQPVLHVPKYPLALGRFGVGAGLPAAAIAKLYRAPQAKALWAGVAAHAFRPLGSLASSAIGLALGTAAHRYGWPVAIGGSQAISAAMIRVLEQHGGTVKTGVTVRSLAQVRRETGADIVLLDTSPTAAVRIIGDDALPPHVRRAFERFRHGPGAFQVAFAVEGGVPWQHEPSRRAGTVHLGGTFEQIAAAEKDVARGRMPKRPFVLLGQQYLADPARSSGDVHPIDAYAHVPAGYDGDATELIIAQIERFAPGFRDRVVGMTTRSTGQIAADNANFIGGDIVTGANDPLQLVFRPRPTLNPYATGVDGVYLCSAATPPGAGAHGMCGYGAAQAALAAIGAAR; translated from the coding sequence ATGACCACCGCAGTCGTCGTCGGGAGCGGCCCGAACGGCCTCGCCGGCGCCGTCACCCTCGCCCTCGCCGGCGTGCAGGTGACCGTGCTCGAGGCCGCGGACGCTCCCGGCGGCGGCACCCGTTCGACCGAGGCGACGGTGCCCGGGGTGCTGCACGACGAGTGCTCCGGCTTCCATCCCCTCGCGATCGACACCGCGTTCTCGCGCAGCGTGGATCTGACTGCGGCGGGCCTGAATTGGGGCTGGCCGGACGTCGAGTACTCGCACCCGTTGGACGGCGGCGACGGCGCCGCCGCTCTGCGGGACGTCGACCGGACGGCGTCCGCGCTGGGTGCGGACGGCGCCACCTACCGGCGCATCTTCGGCCCGCTCGACGACCGTTTCGACCTCATCGCGCAGGAGTTCCTGCAGCCGGTGCTGCACGTGCCGAAGTACCCGCTCGCGCTCGGACGCTTCGGCGTCGGGGCGGGCCTGCCGGCCGCCGCGATCGCCAAGCTCTACCGTGCACCGCAGGCCAAGGCGCTCTGGGCGGGTGTCGCCGCGCACGCCTTCCGGCCGCTCGGTTCGCTCGCGTCGTCGGCGATCGGTCTCGCGCTCGGCACCGCCGCACACCGGTACGGCTGGCCGGTCGCGATCGGCGGGTCGCAGGCGATCAGCGCCGCGATGATCCGCGTGCTCGAACAACACGGCGGCACCGTCAAGACCGGCGTCACCGTGCGGTCGCTGGCGCAGGTGCGCCGCGAGACCGGCGCCGACATCGTGCTGCTCGACACCTCGCCCACCGCGGCGGTGCGCATCATCGGCGACGACGCCTTGCCGCCGCACGTGCGCCGGGCGTTCGAGCGGTTCCGGCACGGGCCCGGAGCCTTCCAGGTGGCGTTCGCGGTCGAAGGTGGCGTGCCCTGGCAGCACGAACCGTCCCGGCGCGCGGGCACCGTGCACCTCGGCGGCACCTTCGAGCAGATCGCCGCCGCCGAGAAGGACGTCGCCCGCGGACGGATGCCGAAGCGTCCGTTCGTGCTGCTGGGGCAGCAGTACCTCGCCGACCCCGCCCGCTCCAGCGGCGACGTGCACCCGATCGACGCGTACGCCCATGTGCCCGCCGGATACGACGGCGACGCAACGGAATTGATCATCGCGCAGATCGAGCGTTTCGCACCCGGCTTCCGTGACAGGGTGGTCGGCATGACGACCCGTTCCACCGGTCAGATCGCGGCCGACAACGCCAACTTCATCGGCGGCGACATCGTCACGGGCGCCAACGACCCGCTGCAGCTGGTGTTCCGTCCGCGCCCGACGCTCAACCCGTACGCCACCGGGGTCGACGGCGTCTATCTCTGCTCGGCAGCCACGCCGCCGGGCGCGGGTGCCCACGGCATGTGCGGCTACGGCGCGGCGCAGGCGGCGTTGGCGGCGATCGGGGCCGCTCGGTGA
- a CDS encoding PucR family transcriptional regulator, whose amino-acid sequence MSVAGPAPDDDLAPVLAAAGARMRVRENEICEAVTETLAGLDLIANDDVLRRMLGASVAANLSLIMELATGVVTIEQVVVPPPAAAYAERLAQRGVSADRLVRAYFVAQNQVKHYLYDEVEQLDVPRVAKLRVVHDMSDLFFQYIDKVTVAILEIHQAEERRWNQATGNMASVMVHRVLAGEDPPAGFAEETGIHLGQQHVGLVLWSDDAESSLRELQRASRELASRQGSGRVVFSALDPTTAWVWVPRGNRSEPLAADTVRRALAAVPSGRASVGLPAFGVAGFRRTHRQALAARDIALAGSDQVTGYGDEGVAAVSMLARDDGELRLWVAEALGGLAVDNETNERLRETVLIFLQAGGSINAAAETLVLHRNSMRYRLSRAAEVRGRNLDERRIDLELALHCVRLLGKRLLTPDQKS is encoded by the coding sequence GTGAGTGTTGCCGGGCCGGCTCCGGACGACGACCTGGCGCCGGTGCTCGCCGCCGCAGGTGCGCGAATGCGCGTGCGGGAGAACGAGATCTGCGAAGCCGTCACCGAAACCCTCGCCGGTCTCGACCTGATCGCCAACGACGACGTGTTGCGCCGGATGCTCGGTGCGAGCGTCGCCGCGAACCTCTCGCTCATCATGGAGCTCGCCACCGGGGTGGTGACGATCGAGCAGGTGGTGGTGCCGCCGCCCGCCGCGGCCTACGCCGAACGGCTCGCGCAGCGCGGGGTGAGCGCCGACCGGCTGGTGCGCGCCTACTTCGTCGCCCAGAACCAGGTGAAGCACTACCTCTACGACGAGGTCGAGCAGCTCGACGTGCCGCGGGTGGCGAAGCTGCGCGTGGTGCACGACATGAGCGACCTCTTCTTCCAGTACATCGACAAGGTGACGGTCGCGATCCTGGAGATCCACCAGGCCGAGGAGCGGCGGTGGAACCAAGCCACCGGCAATATGGCCAGCGTCATGGTGCACCGGGTGCTCGCCGGCGAAGACCCGCCGGCCGGGTTCGCCGAGGAGACCGGCATCCACCTCGGCCAACAGCACGTCGGGCTGGTGCTGTGGTCGGACGACGCCGAGTCGTCGCTGCGCGAGCTCCAGCGCGCCAGCCGCGAGCTGGCCTCCCGCCAAGGCAGCGGACGGGTCGTCTTCTCCGCGCTCGACCCCACCACCGCCTGGGTGTGGGTGCCGCGCGGCAACCGCAGCGAACCGCTCGCGGCCGACACCGTCCGTCGGGCGCTCGCGGCGGTGCCGTCGGGCCGAGCGAGTGTTGGGCTGCCGGCCTTCGGGGTGGCGGGCTTCCGGCGCACCCACCGGCAGGCGCTCGCCGCGCGGGACATCGCGCTGGCGGGATCTGACCAGGTGACCGGCTACGGCGATGAGGGCGTCGCCGCGGTGTCGATGCTGGCCCGCGACGACGGCGAACTGCGGCTCTGGGTGGCCGAAGCGCTCGGCGGTCTCGCGGTCGACAATGAGACGAACGAGCGCCTCCGTGAGACGGTGCTGATTTTTCTGCAGGCCGGCGGATCGATCAACGCCGCCGCCGAGACCCTTGTGCTGCATCGCAATTCGATGCGCTACCGGCTGTCCCGTGCGGCCGAGGTGCGGGGTCGGAATCTCGATGAAAGGCGGATAGACCTTGAACTTGCGCTGCATTGCGTCAGACTGCTGGGTAAGCGCTTGCTTACCCCCGACCAGAAGAGCTGA
- a CDS encoding GntR family transcriptional regulator, translating to MSAPSGRAADRAHAYLREEILQGRITPGTMLSESELGARLSMSRTPIRAALTRLQDEGWVTIYPQRGALVREVSEQEVWESAVVRHALESAGVQRSTASLRAPLEESLKANLAAQRDARADNDFGAFTTLAMRFHRGFVEMAGNAVMLSVYDRLQDQQALSIVRSSGTITGDPEQVLGEHRRLLDDALRGDWVAFSTHLDDHQTRSHGLETGSVRRG from the coding sequence ATGTCCGCCCCGTCCGGGCGCGCCGCCGACCGCGCACACGCCTATCTACGCGAGGAGATCCTGCAGGGACGGATCACCCCGGGCACGATGCTCAGCGAGTCGGAGCTCGGCGCGCGGCTGTCGATGAGCCGCACCCCGATCCGCGCCGCGCTCACCCGATTGCAGGACGAGGGCTGGGTGACGATTTACCCGCAACGCGGCGCGCTCGTACGCGAGGTGAGCGAGCAGGAGGTGTGGGAGTCGGCGGTGGTGCGGCACGCACTGGAGTCGGCGGGGGTGCAGCGCAGCACCGCGTCATTGCGGGCGCCACTGGAGGAGTCACTGAAAGCGAACCTCGCCGCGCAGCGGGATGCGCGGGCGGACAACGACTTCGGGGCGTTCACGACGTTGGCGATGCGGTTTCATCGCGGGTTCGTCGAGATGGCCGGCAACGCGGTGATGCTGTCGGTGTACGACCGGCTGCAAGACCAGCAGGCGCTGTCGATCGTGCGCAGCTCGGGCACGATCACCGGCGACCCCGAGCAGGTGCTCGGTGAACACCGTCGGTTGTTGGACGACGCGTTGCGGGGTGACTGGGTGGCGTTCTCGACGCACCTCGATGATCACCAGACGCGCAGTCACGGGTTGGAGACGGGGTCGGTGCGGCGCGGCTGA
- a CDS encoding MFS transporter: protein MSDTTTALISDAERDRVQQRTLRVVMLGQVLGGAGLAAGVTVGALLAEEMLDTKGLAGLPAALFTLGSALAAYLVGRFSQQHGRRIGLGMGFAAGGLGAAGVVVAAALDSVPLLFVSLFVYGAGTATNLQARYAGADLATPATRGRAVSVALVSTTLGAVAGPNLVEPLGSLATGLGLPALAGPFLLAAVAYSAAGLALFLLLQPDPLLLARKIEAQKPATGKVDGPSRTGRTAYAGAAVMVLTQITMVGLMTMTPVHMRDHHHGLGEVGLVISLHIAAMYLPSPITGAIADRFGRDVLAVASIVVLAASGVVAALAPGDSLGLIIVALMLLGLGWNFGLIAGTALVIDGTAPANRPLVQGRIDVLVALSGAGSGVLSGVVVAIANYPTLTIAGAVLALVLVPVLLWARDRDSVATKQSRA from the coding sequence GTGAGCGACACCACCACCGCGCTGATCAGCGACGCGGAACGCGACCGCGTGCAACAGCGCACGCTGCGCGTCGTCATGCTCGGGCAGGTGCTCGGCGGCGCCGGCCTGGCCGCGGGCGTCACCGTCGGCGCGCTGCTCGCCGAGGAGATGCTCGACACCAAGGGGCTCGCCGGTCTGCCGGCCGCGCTGTTCACGCTCGGCTCGGCGCTGGCGGCCTACCTGGTCGGACGCTTCAGCCAGCAGCACGGGCGGCGCATCGGCTTGGGCATGGGGTTCGCCGCCGGCGGACTCGGCGCGGCGGGTGTGGTCGTCGCGGCGGCGCTCGACAGCGTTCCGCTGCTGTTCGTGTCGCTGTTCGTCTACGGCGCGGGCACGGCCACCAACCTGCAGGCGCGCTACGCCGGCGCCGACCTCGCGACCCCCGCCACCCGCGGCAGGGCGGTGAGCGTCGCGCTGGTCTCCACCACGTTGGGCGCCGTCGCCGGACCCAACCTCGTCGAGCCCCTCGGCTCCCTCGCCACAGGCCTCGGGCTGCCCGCGCTCGCCGGTCCGTTCCTGCTCGCGGCCGTCGCCTACTCGGCCGCCGGCCTCGCGCTTTTCCTTCTGCTGCAACCCGATCCGTTGCTGCTCGCCCGCAAGATCGAAGCGCAGAAGCCGGCCACGGGGAAGGTCGACGGCCCGTCCCGCACCGGGCGCACCGCGTACGCCGGAGCCGCGGTGATGGTGCTCACCCAGATCACGATGGTCGGGCTGATGACCATGACGCCGGTGCACATGCGCGACCACCACCACGGCCTCGGCGAGGTCGGCCTGGTGATCTCGCTGCACATCGCCGCGATGTATCTGCCGTCGCCGATCACCGGTGCGATCGCCGACCGGTTCGGACGCGACGTGCTGGCCGTCGCCTCGATCGTCGTGCTCGCTGCGTCGGGTGTCGTGGCCGCGCTCGCTCCCGGCGACTCGCTCGGCCTGATCATCGTGGCGCTCATGCTGCTCGGGCTCGGCTGGAACTTCGGCCTCATCGCTGGCACGGCGCTGGTCATTGACGGCACCGCGCCGGCGAACCGTCCGCTCGTGCAGGGCCGCATCGACGTGCTCGTCGCCCTCTCCGGCGCGGGCAGCGGGGTGCTCTCGGGTGTGGTCGTCGCGATCGCGAACTACCCGACGCTCACCATCGCCGGAGCCGTGCTCGCGTTGGTGTTGGTGCCGGTGCTGCTGTGGGCGCGCGACCGCGATTCCGTTGCGACGAAACAGAGTCGGGCGTGA
- a CDS encoding SDR family oxidoreductase, with protein sequence MTSLKNRTILMSGGSRGIGLAIAVRAAQDGANVALLAKTDTPDPRLEGTVHTAAAAIEEAGGKALAVVGDVRDDASVASAVQQAVEKFGGIDIVVNNASAIDLSKTPDLAMKKYDLMQDINCRGSYLLAKTALPHLLKSDHAHVLTLSPPLNLNPKWAGEHLGYTIAKYGMSLVTLGLAEEFKDAGIAANSLWPRTLIATAAVQNLLGGDEAMRTSRSPEIVADAAYAILTRDPRSCTGNFFIDDEVLESEGVTDLSKYGPPLEQLGKDIFLD encoded by the coding sequence ATGACTTCCCTGAAGAACCGCACCATCCTGATGTCCGGCGGCAGCCGCGGAATCGGCCTCGCGATCGCCGTCCGCGCCGCGCAGGACGGCGCCAACGTCGCTCTGCTGGCCAAGACCGACACCCCCGACCCGCGGCTGGAGGGCACCGTGCACACCGCCGCGGCCGCCATCGAAGAGGCCGGCGGCAAGGCGCTCGCCGTCGTCGGTGACGTGCGCGACGACGCGTCGGTCGCCTCGGCGGTGCAGCAGGCCGTCGAGAAGTTCGGCGGCATCGACATCGTCGTCAACAACGCCAGCGCCATCGACCTGTCGAAGACGCCCGACCTGGCGATGAAGAAGTACGACCTCATGCAGGACATCAACTGCCGCGGCTCCTACCTGCTCGCCAAGACCGCGCTGCCGCACCTGCTGAAGTCGGACCACGCACACGTGCTGACCCTCTCGCCGCCGCTCAACCTCAACCCGAAGTGGGCCGGCGAACACCTCGGCTACACCATCGCGAAGTACGGCATGAGCCTGGTGACCCTCGGTCTCGCCGAGGAGTTCAAGGACGCCGGCATCGCCGCCAACAGCCTCTGGCCGCGCACCCTCATCGCGACCGCCGCCGTGCAGAACCTGCTTGGTGGCGACGAGGCGATGCGCACCAGCCGGTCGCCGGAGATCGTCGCCGACGCCGCCTACGCGATCCTCACCCGCGACCCGCGCTCGTGCACAGGCAACTTCTTCATCGACGACGAGGTGCTGGAGTCGGAGGGTGTGACCGACCTGTCGAAGTACGGTCCGCCGTTGGAGCAGTTGGGTAAGGACATCTTCCTCGACTGA
- a CDS encoding aminoglycoside phosphotransferase, with protein sequence MNPTDHVLDMFAVPGDLEPLAGGQGHSVRAGDLVLSPGRDPEIQSRLSPMLARLAVELDTRPSRHPLDLRIAMPVPARDLSWVVDGWAASRFEPGTRPITDLAATRAAGAVFHAELQCAGLTWTQVGDDRWQVAARIAFGELPIPDDAPPLVRALAEERDDTDLGPNQFVHGDLTGNLLLDANGAPVVIDVAPYWRPALWAEAVWVLDAVMWFDADPSVMDEFATGAPRQAMVRAALFRLLSDRPPDVGAFERALGLDTARPKLDA encoded by the coding sequence ATGAATCCGACCGACCACGTCCTCGACATGTTCGCCGTGCCGGGCGATCTCGAACCCCTCGCCGGCGGCCAGGGGCACAGCGTGCGCGCCGGCGACCTCGTGCTCTCCCCCGGCCGCGATCCCGAGATCCAGAGCCGGCTGAGCCCGATGCTCGCCCGGCTCGCTGTCGAGCTCGACACCCGTCCGTCGCGCCACCCGCTCGACCTGCGCATCGCGATGCCGGTGCCCGCCCGCGACCTGTCCTGGGTCGTCGACGGTTGGGCGGCAAGCAGATTCGAGCCGGGCACGCGTCCGATCACCGACCTGGCGGCCACCCGTGCGGCCGGCGCGGTCTTTCACGCCGAGCTGCAGTGTGCAGGACTCACCTGGACGCAGGTCGGCGACGACCGTTGGCAGGTCGCCGCGCGAATCGCGTTCGGGGAGTTGCCGATTCCCGACGATGCTCCGCCGTTGGTGCGCGCCCTCGCCGAGGAGCGCGACGACACCGACCTCGGACCGAACCAGTTCGTGCACGGCGACCTCACCGGCAACCTGTTGCTCGACGCGAACGGCGCGCCCGTCGTCATCGACGTGGCGCCCTACTGGCGTCCGGCGCTGTGGGCGGAGGCCGTGTGGGTGCTCGACGCCGTGATGTGGTTCGACGCCGATCCATCGGTGATGGACGAGTTCGCCACGGGTGCGCCGCGGCAGGCGATGGTGCGGGCCGCACTGTTCCGTCTGCTCAGCGACCGGCCACCGGACGTCGGCGCGTTCGAGCGGGCGCTCGGCTTGGACACGGCTCGCCCCAAGTTGGATGCGTAA
- a CDS encoding DUF3556 domain-containing protein produces the protein MGLKTPDLPDVPPDEVMAMPFFDRTKFLAQHWVDWGFGSPKLFHLIYIFKLIIYVVGGFFIAWGTSDLGPLSEFSSWWTEPIFYQKLLVWTVFFEVIGLGSSSGPLAFKFDPMIGGFLYLGRRNTLRIAPWPNKVPGTAGDHRTWWDVAVYWLLIADLVFLMAVPGVATDRVSAASGLLPTWAVLAACGLILLGGLRDKLVYLTSRSEQYLVPMFLFTVLSEVDLIVALKIAIVVVWVAASASKLGVHFTNVIPPMMSNTPWFSSKTLRRTFYRNYPDDLRPSKVATFAAHVTGTLAECGMPLILLFSPWPWLTIVAVASMVAFHLFITSTFPLAVPLEWNVFFMFAAVWLFWAHPAGDGWGVWDANPGVVAAIVAVSVIFPIIGNLRPDLVSFLPSMRQYAGNWASATWAFRDREKEERLNQNITKASKNQIDQLVKAGFPEPLAEMFLGKAIAWRSMHSQGRALLSLIDRHTDVETYTVREAEFVCNSLIGWNFGDGHLHDERLIAAVQKRCNYQPGDLVVAFTESQAIHKNYVDYRVIDAALGVVERGTYLSKDAADALPWLPDGPIRHQVTWQREGYVVPNDVVTGLGARGPRASVGVRGSLTT, from the coding sequence ATGGGACTCAAGACCCCCGATCTCCCGGACGTTCCGCCGGACGAGGTCATGGCCATGCCGTTCTTCGACCGCACCAAGTTCCTCGCCCAGCACTGGGTCGACTGGGGCTTCGGCAGTCCGAAACTGTTCCACCTGATTTACATCTTCAAGCTGATCATCTACGTCGTCGGCGGGTTCTTCATCGCCTGGGGCACAAGCGATCTCGGGCCGTTGTCGGAGTTTTCGTCGTGGTGGACCGAGCCGATCTTCTACCAGAAGCTGCTGGTCTGGACCGTCTTCTTCGAGGTCATCGGCCTGGGCTCCTCCTCGGGTCCGCTGGCCTTCAAGTTCGACCCGATGATCGGCGGCTTCCTCTACCTCGGCCGCCGCAACACCCTGCGCATCGCGCCATGGCCGAACAAGGTGCCGGGCACCGCGGGCGACCACCGCACCTGGTGGGACGTCGCGGTCTACTGGCTGCTGATCGCCGACCTGGTCTTCCTGATGGCGGTGCCGGGTGTGGCCACCGATCGGGTGTCGGCCGCCAGCGGGCTGCTGCCGACCTGGGCCGTGCTCGCCGCCTGCGGTCTGATCCTGCTCGGTGGTCTGCGCGACAAGCTGGTCTACCTGACCTCCCGCTCCGAGCAGTACCTCGTGCCGATGTTCCTGTTCACGGTGCTGTCCGAGGTCGACCTCATCGTCGCGCTGAAGATCGCGATCGTCGTGGTGTGGGTCGCGGCGAGCGCTTCAAAGCTGGGTGTGCACTTCACCAACGTCATCCCGCCGATGATGAGCAACACCCCGTGGTTCTCCTCGAAAACGTTGCGCCGCACGTTCTACCGCAACTACCCCGACGACCTGCGCCCGTCGAAGGTGGCTACCTTCGCCGCCCACGTCACCGGCACCCTCGCCGAGTGCGGCATGCCGTTGATCCTGTTGTTCTCGCCGTGGCCGTGGCTGACGATCGTCGCGGTGGCGTCGATGGTGGCCTTCCACCTGTTCATCACCAGCACCTTCCCGCTGGCCGTGCCGCTGGAGTGGAACGTGTTCTTCATGTTCGCCGCGGTCTGGCTGTTCTGGGCCCACCCGGCCGGCGACGGCTGGGGTGTCTGGGACGCGAACCCGGGTGTCGTCGCGGCCATCGTCGCGGTGTCGGTGATCTTCCCGATCATCGGTAACCTGCGCCCCGACCTGGTGTCGTTCCTGCCGTCGATGCGGCAGTACGCCGGCAACTGGGCCTCGGCCACCTGGGCCTTCCGTGACCGCGAGAAGGAGGAGCGTCTCAACCAGAACATCACCAAGGCCTCGAAGAACCAGATCGACCAGTTGGTCAAGGCCGGCTTCCCCGAGCCGCTGGCCGAGATGTTCCTCGGCAAGGCCATCGCCTGGCGCAGCATGCACTCCCAGGGTCGTGCGCTGCTGTCGCTCATCGACCGGCACACCGACGTCGAGACCTACACGGTGCGTGAGGCGGAGTTCGTCTGCAACAGCCTCATCGGCTGGAACTTCGGCGACGGTCACCTGCACGACGAGCGGCTCATCGCGGCGGTGCAGAAGCGCTGCAACTACCAGCCGGGCGACCTGGTCGTCGCGTTCACCGAGTCGCAGGCGATCCACAAGAACTACGTCGACTACCGGGTGATCGACGCGGCTCTCGGCGTGGTCGAGCGCGGCACCTACCTGTCGAAGGACGCCGCCGACGCCCTGCCGTGGCTGCCCGACGGACCGATCCGGCACCAGGTCACCTGGCAGCGCGAGGGCTATGTCGTGCCGAACGACGTCGTCACCGGACTCGGCGCGCGCGGCCCGCGGGCGTCCGTGGGCGTCCGTGGGAGTCTGACGACATGA